One window of Poseidonibacter antarcticus genomic DNA carries:
- the secF gene encoding protein translocase subunit SecF — translation MEFFKSDKIYNFMGKRLPFLGFSSLLIIASIVLLLTKGVNFGIDFEGGTIVQAKYEQKAPVNQIRDILKQTDYKNATITEFGSAEEVIIRITGSSSSITNDIGDEIHKILKPTGNFEIRRVDIVGPKVGGELREKGLMAFGLSLIVILAYVSFRFEWRFAIASILALAHDIIIALGAISLFSIEVNLDILAAVLTLLGYSLNDTIIVFDRVRESVQSSKEDVLEKLVNESVSKTLSRTTLTSLTTFFVVATLYIFGGEIINGFAFTMLVGIIVGTYSSIFVASSFLVQLKFSINDFRTKEASKLKRQKEKDKMRAMYEQGTI, via the coding sequence ATGGAATTTTTTAAATCAGATAAAATTTATAATTTTATGGGAAAAAGATTACCTTTCCTAGGTTTCTCTTCTTTACTAATTATTGCTTCAATTGTTTTATTATTAACAAAAGGTGTAAACTTTGGTATTGATTTTGAAGGTGGAACTATTGTTCAAGCAAAATATGAACAAAAAGCACCAGTTAATCAAATTCGAGATATATTAAAACAAACAGATTATAAAAATGCAACAATTACAGAATTTGGAAGTGCTGAAGAAGTAATAATTAGAATTACAGGTTCATCATCTAGTATTACAAATGATATTGGTGATGAAATACATAAAATTCTAAAACCAACTGGTAATTTTGAAATCAGAAGAGTTGATATTGTAGGACCAAAAGTTGGTGGAGAATTAAGAGAAAAAGGTCTTATGGCCTTTGGCTTGTCTTTGATTGTAATTCTAGCTTATGTATCGTTTAGATTTGAGTGGAGATTTGCAATTGCATCTATTTTAGCATTAGCACATGATATTATAATTGCACTTGGAGCAATTAGTTTATTTAGTATAGAAGTTAATCTTGATATTTTAGCTGCTGTTCTTACACTTTTAGGATACTCATTAAATGATACTATTATTGTCTTTGATAGAGTTAGAGAAAGTGTTCAAAGTTCAAAAGAAGATGTTTTAGAAAAACTTGTAAATGAATCTGTAAGTAAAACATTATCAAGAACTACACTTACATCATTAACTACATTTTTTGTTGTTGCAACACTTTACATATTTGGTGGAGAGATTATTAATGGATTTGCCTTTACAATGCTTGTAGGTATTATTGTTGGAACTTATTCATCAATATTTGTCGCATCATCATTCTTAGTTCAACTAAAATTTTCAATTAATGATTTTAGAACAAAAGAAGCAAGTAAATTAAAAAGACAAAAAGAAAAAGATAAAATGAGAGCAATGTACGAACAAGGTACAATATAA
- the lptE gene encoding LPS assembly lipoprotein LptE → MKSINIIKKVLFVLFTLSLCFFTFSGCGYKPSTYYAKKELAGKVFVRLYIDLQDPRNAVLIKDSMNQLLIQKIGSKLVYDEKLADTIMDLRIQSVSMSTLQYDVSGYNKVYRAKVNISVKYHKKADNITKSFLVDGENDFSIGDDTTITDTKRFDAIAKAADDALEEVLSKIAVASFKK, encoded by the coding sequence ATGAAAAGTATAAATATTATTAAAAAAGTACTATTTGTACTTTTTACTTTAAGTCTTTGTTTTTTCACTTTTAGTGGATGTGGTTATAAACCTAGTACTTATTATGCGAAAAAAGAGCTTGCAGGAAAAGTATTTGTACGATTATATATTGATTTACAAGATCCAAGAAATGCTGTATTAATTAAAGATTCAATGAATCAATTATTAATACAAAAAATAGGTTCAAAACTTGTATATGATGAGAAATTAGCTGATACTATTATGGATTTAAGAATTCAATCAGTTTCAATGTCTACACTTCAATATGATGTTTCAGGTTATAATAAAGTTTATAGAGCAAAAGTAAATATTTCTGTAAAATATCATAAAAAAGCAGATAATATTACAAAATCTTTTTTAGTTGATGGTGAAAATGATTTCTCAATTGGAGATGATACAACTATTACTGATACAAAACGTTTTGATGCAATCGCCAAGGCTGCTGATGATGCACTTGAAGAAGTATTATCTAAAATTGCAGTAGCATCATTTAAAAAATAA
- the leuS gene encoding leucine--tRNA ligase: protein MEYNAKVIENKWQKFWSENKSFEPSDDQSKEKKYILSMFPYPSGRIHMGHVRNYCLGDAFARHFRKSDFNVLHPIGWDSFGMPAENAAIKHKLHPKKWTYENIDYMRDELKALGLSFSETREFATSDELYTKWEQEFIIKMFEEGLLYRKSATVNWCPHDLTVLANEQLEEGCCWRCGTEVVQKEMPGYYIGITKYAQELLDDLDGLKDTWPSQVLTMQENWIGRSEGLEFKLELSKDSKNKLNRAFSKYLVFTTRPDTIYGISYSALAPEHPIVKYILEHKLLPDNKLEAIKKMQKVSERDRATQDKKGVSLEIDVMHPLTGEKIPVWVANFVLASYGGGAVMAVPAHDQRDFEFAKQYDLPINQVIVGKDGIIEKQTEAFTGEGELINSESFTGLKNTKAKKAILYHFEQNSLGIKQVNFKLRDWGVSRQRYWGAPLPFVHCPDCGLVPEKIENLPIALPEDVEITGEGNPLDTHPTWKHTSCPKCGKDAVRETDTLDTFVQSSWYFLRYATNPKKWETEGISKADSDYWMDVDQYIGGIEHAILHLLYSRFFTKALNSLGYTNSKEPFKRLLTQGMVLKDGAKMSKSKGNVVDPDLIVDKYGADTARLFMMFAAPPTKELEWNDSAVDGAFRFIKKFFERASNVSENGINTFKDIDHKSLDKDEKNARKKVYEALQKSNEVFDKTYTFNTLIASSMEALNALSSQKNEQIWAEGYYILSNILEPIIPHACWEISNELFKKENFDNKIEVKEEVFQMDSLTLAVTINGKKRCEIEVEPNASKEDILAIAKQSSLKWIEGKEIIKEIVVPKKLVNLVIKG, encoded by the coding sequence ATGGAATATAATGCAAAAGTAATAGAGAATAAATGGCAAAAATTTTGGAGCGAAAATAAATCTTTTGAACCAAGTGATGATCAAAGTAAAGAAAAAAAATATATTTTAAGTATGTTCCCATATCCAAGTGGAAGAATCCATATGGGACATGTTAGAAACTACTGTTTAGGTGATGCTTTTGCTAGACATTTTAGAAAGTCAGATTTTAATGTATTACATCCAATTGGATGGGATAGTTTTGGAATGCCAGCTGAAAATGCAGCTATTAAACATAAATTACATCCTAAAAAATGGACTTATGAAAATATAGATTATATGAGAGATGAGTTAAAAGCATTAGGTTTATCATTCTCAGAAACTAGAGAATTCGCAACTTCTGATGAATTATATACTAAATGGGAACAAGAATTTATTATAAAAATGTTTGAGGAAGGTTTATTATATAGAAAATCAGCAACAGTAAATTGGTGTCCTCATGATTTAACAGTTTTAGCAAATGAGCAACTTGAAGAGGGTTGTTGTTGGAGATGTGGAACAGAAGTTGTGCAAAAAGAAATGCCTGGATATTATATTGGTATTACAAAATATGCACAAGAATTACTTGATGATTTAGATGGATTAAAAGATACTTGGCCATCACAAGTTCTTACAATGCAAGAAAATTGGATTGGTAGAAGTGAAGGTTTAGAATTTAAACTTGAATTATCAAAAGATTCTAAAAATAAATTAAATAGAGCCTTTTCTAAATATTTAGTATTTACAACAAGACCTGATACAATTTATGGAATTTCTTATTCAGCATTAGCTCCTGAACATCCAATTGTAAAATATATATTAGAGCATAAATTACTTCCAGATAATAAACTTGAAGCAATTAAAAAAATGCAAAAAGTAAGTGAACGAGATAGAGCAACGCAAGATAAAAAAGGAGTTTCTTTAGAAATTGATGTAATGCATCCATTAACAGGTGAAAAAATTCCAGTATGGGTTGCTAACTTTGTATTAGCATCTTATGGTGGTGGTGCAGTTATGGCTGTACCTGCTCATGACCAAAGAGACTTTGAATTTGCAAAACAATATGATTTACCAATAAATCAAGTTATTGTAGGAAAAGATGGAATAATTGAAAAACAAACAGAAGCATTTACAGGTGAAGGTGAATTAATTAATTCTGAAAGTTTTACAGGATTAAAAAATACAAAAGCTAAAAAAGCAATTCTTTATCATTTTGAACAAAATTCTTTAGGAATTAAACAAGTTAATTTCAAATTAAGAGATTGGGGTGTTTCAAGACAAAGATACTGGGGAGCTCCTCTTCCTTTTGTACATTGTCCTGATTGTGGTTTAGTTCCTGAAAAAATAGAAAACTTACCAATTGCATTACCTGAAGATGTAGAAATTACAGGTGAAGGAAATCCTTTAGATACTCATCCTACATGGAAGCACACATCTTGTCCAAAATGTGGAAAAGATGCTGTAAGGGAAACAGATACTTTAGATACATTTGTACAATCTTCTTGGTATTTCTTAAGATATGCAACAAATCCAAAAAAATGGGAAACAGAAGGAATTTCTAAAGCTGATAGTGATTACTGGATGGATGTTGACCAATATATTGGTGGAATAGAACATGCAATTTTACACCTTTTATATTCTAGATTTTTTACAAAAGCATTAAACTCTTTAGGATATACAAATTCAAAAGAGCCATTTAAAAGACTTCTTACACAAGGGATGGTTTTAAAAGATGGTGCTAAAATGTCAAAATCAAAAGGTAATGTAGTTGACCCTGATTTAATTGTAGATAAATATGGTGCTGATACTGCAAGATTATTTATGATGTTTGCTGCGCCTCCTACAAAAGAATTAGAGTGGAATGATTCAGCTGTTGACGGTGCATTTAGATTTATCAAAAAGTTCTTTGAAAGAGCTTCAAATGTTAGTGAAAATGGAATTAATACTTTTAAAGATATTGATCATAAATCATTAGATAAAGATGAAAAAAATGCTAGAAAAAAAGTATATGAAGCATTACAAAAATCAAATGAAGTATTTGATAAAACATATACATTTAATACGTTAATTGCTTCATCAATGGAAGCTTTAAATGCTTTATCATCTCAAAAAAATGAACAAATTTGGGCAGAAGGATATTATATTTTATCTAATATCTTAGAACCTATAATTCCTCATGCATGTTGGGAAATTTCAAATGAATTATTCAAAAAAGAAAATTTTGATAATAAAATTGAAGTAAAAGAAGAAGTATTCCAAATGGATTCACTTACTTTAGCAGTTACAATTAATGGTAAAAAAAGATGTGAGATTGAAGTAGAACCAAATGCTTCAAAAGAAGATATTTTAGCTATTGCAAAACAAAGTTCATTAAAATGGATTGAAGGCAAAGAGATTATCAAAGAAATTGTAGTTCCAAAAAAATTAGTAAACTTAGTAATAAAAGGATAA
- the yajC gene encoding preprotein translocase subunit YajC, translated as MDSSSTDLISSLLPLVALFAIFYFLIIRPQQKQAKAHKEMVANLKKGDKIVTNGGLMVEVSAVTDDSLTVKNSDGSEMKLVKEFVSKLLED; from the coding sequence ATGGATAGTTCAAGTACTGATTTAATAAGCTCATTATTACCTCTTGTTGCATTATTTGCAATATTTTACTTCTTAATTATTAGACCACAACAAAAACAAGCGAAAGCTCATAAAGAAATGGTTGCTAATTTAAAGAAGGGTGATAAGATTGTAACAAATGGAGGCTTAATGGTAGAAGTTTCTGCTGTAACAGATGATAGTCTTACAGTTAAAAACAGTGATGGCTCAGAAATGAAGCTTGTTAAAGAATTCGTTTCTAAACTTTTAGAAGACTAA
- a CDS encoding DEAD/DEAH box helicase gives MISLEQKLKNLYLQKENIEIQIRKLESEIKEEKNLQSLKTTFNKNEKIDIFKSLFVARSDIYAKKWISKDGNKSGFYPVTQTFQGEDYLPITNKEIESHLRGLIQLSTYCIDSNNMSKFIAFELLDEDKFKLQTVLNSLNIRAYFELNSYNSLVAWLFLQENIPSKIVYNFATYILKKANISAKIYPDKEFANKSNLGNSIELPLHLKNRKKNKTIFIDANTNKIYEDQWIILNNVQKISKQIVYNNTQISNNTDDEKDFGNIVFPVNCIDMVLYDFLYIPTAMLSKSLINKLKSLASFENPQIKVLLGLRKPLYNTPRVIQSFEEDNVHLMLPRGLKGKVCEFFNSNGVSFKIEDKRYFNTIETKKVQFKLRPEQEDAINQINKNDFCICVAPPGFGKTLLGAKMFELRACSTLIIVNKNMLLNQWIDRFVDYFSYDKKDIGYLGKSKNKLNGSIDVATMQSLKNNPEYIHDYSFVIVDECHHIPAVTFEQIIKNFRGKYILGLSATPNRKDGLQPILYEQLGDVAYEYKKKRTHTNKLEVIRTDFISQADNYASIINELCIDEKRNNLIINAIKSNISRKILLLTDRIEHINILEHLLMLENIDCVSIHGSMNKKEQVENMNLVKDKSLILASTSYFGEGIDFPHLNTILFATPISYYGRLVQYLGRIGRGNQECLAIDFLDSNNAMLNSAFKKRAQGYKQMHYK, from the coding sequence ATGATAAGTCTTGAACAAAAATTAAAGAATCTTTATTTACAAAAAGAAAATATAGAAATACAGATTAGAAAACTAGAATCAGAGATTAAAGAAGAAAAAAATCTTCAATCATTAAAAACTACATTTAATAAAAATGAAAAGATAGATATATTTAAATCTTTATTTGTAGCACGTTCTGATATTTATGCAAAAAAATGGATAAGTAAAGATGGAAATAAAAGTGGTTTTTATCCAGTAACACAAACCTTCCAAGGTGAAGATTATTTACCTATTACAAATAAAGAAATTGAAAGTCATCTAAGAGGCTTGATTCAACTATCAACATATTGTATTGATTCAAATAATATGTCTAAGTTTATAGCTTTTGAGCTTTTAGATGAAGATAAATTTAAATTACAAACAGTTTTAAACTCTTTAAATATAAGAGCTTATTTTGAATTGAATTCTTATAATTCTTTAGTAGCTTGGTTATTTTTGCAAGAGAATATTCCTTCAAAAATTGTTTATAATTTTGCAACATATATTTTGAAAAAAGCAAATATAAGTGCAAAAATATATCCAGATAAAGAGTTTGCAAATAAATCAAATCTTGGTAATAGTATTGAACTTCCTTTACATTTAAAAAATAGAAAAAAAAATAAAACAATATTTATAGATGCGAATACAAATAAGATATATGAAGATCAGTGGATTATTTTGAATAATGTACAAAAAATATCTAAGCAGATTGTTTACAATAATACACAAATTAGTAATAATACAGATGATGAAAAAGATTTTGGGAATATTGTCTTTCCTGTAAATTGTATTGATATGGTTTTATATGATTTTTTATATATTCCAACTGCAATGTTATCAAAAAGTTTAATTAATAAATTAAAATCTCTAGCTTCTTTTGAAAATCCACAAATAAAAGTATTATTAGGCTTACGAAAGCCTTTATATAATACACCAAGAGTAATACAAAGTTTTGAGGAAGATAATGTTCATTTAATGCTTCCAAGAGGACTCAAGGGTAAAGTATGTGAGTTCTTTAATAGCAATGGAGTTTCTTTTAAAATTGAAGATAAAAGATATTTTAATACAATTGAAACAAAAAAAGTACAGTTTAAATTAAGACCAGAACAAGAAGATGCAATAAATCAAATAAATAAAAATGATTTTTGTATTTGTGTAGCTCCTCCTGGTTTTGGTAAAACATTATTAGGTGCTAAGATGTTTGAATTAAGAGCTTGTTCAACATTAATTATTGTAAATAAAAATATGCTTTTAAACCAATGGATTGACAGATTTGTTGATTATTTTTCTTATGATAAAAAAGATATTGGTTATTTAGGTAAAAGTAAAAATAAATTAAATGGAAGTATTGATGTAGCAACAATGCAGAGTTTAAAAAATAATCCTGAGTATATTCATGATTATTCATTTGTAATTGTTGATGAATGTCATCATATTCCAGCTGTTACATTTGAGCAAATTATTAAGAATTTTAGAGGTAAATATATATTAGGTTTAAGTGCAACACCAAATAGAAAAGATGGATTACAACCAATTTTATATGAGCAATTAGGAGATGTGGCTTACGAATATAAGAAGAAAAGAACACATACAAATAAATTAGAAGTTATTCGAACTGATTTTATTTCTCAAGCTGATAATTATGCAAGTATTATAAATGAACTTTGTATTGATGAAAAGAGAAATAATTTAATTATCAATGCAATTAAAAGTAATATATCTAGAAAAATATTACTTTTAACAGATAGAATAGAACATATAAATATTTTAGAGCATTTATTAATGTTAGAAAATATTGATTGTGTGAGTATTCATGGAAGTATGAATAAAAAAGAACAAGTAGAAAATATGAATTTGGTCAAAGATAAATCTTTGATTCTAGCTAGTACTTCTTATTTTGGAGAAGGGATTGATTTTCCTCATTTAAATACAATTCTTTTTGCAACACCTATTTCATATTATGGTAGATTAGTTCAATATTTAGGAAGAATAGGAAGGGGAAATCAAGAGTGTTTAGCTATTGATTTTCTAGATTCAAATAACGCAATGCTTAATTCAGCTTTCAAAAAAAGAGCTCAAGGATACAAGCAAATGCACTATAAATAA
- the secD gene encoding protein translocase subunit SecD, which produces MKIFNYRLVIFALSIIFGVAFAIPSFMQTDSGKKISLGLDLQGGLHMRLGVNTNEAVTSKIKTIATSIKYYADDEDLLIDGLSIDNESVSFTILDKDEIPKMDEMLKQIKGLDISKDELSYTLKLTAADIAKTEDLAVSQAVETIRNRLDQFGLAEPSVVRQGATDIVVELPGIKTLAEEKAARELISKPAKLELMEVDEQRADQVYTLSRSQASEYGDIILEDTKDANTKYLVKEIPILNGSQVIDAQVAFDQSNQAIINFTLNSTGARIFGDFTGKSIGKRLAVVLDGKVYSAPNIRERIGGGSGQISGGFTLVEAGNVAIALRSGALPASVNLLEKRSVGPSLGADSIKASLIALISGLAIVFFFMIVYYRRAGVIANIALITNIFIIISVMAMFGATLTLPGMAGIVLTVGMAVDSNVIINERIRELLKSGVSVTKAIEDGYSNAMRAILDANVTTLLVAVILYAYGTGPIKGFAVTISIGILASMLTAILGTHGIYEALLGKISKDKDLKKWFGVN; this is translated from the coding sequence TTGAAAATCTTTAATTATAGACTTGTCATTTTTGCATTAAGTATTATTTTTGGTGTTGCTTTTGCAATTCCATCTTTTATGCAAACTGACAGTGGAAAAAAAATATCTCTAGGACTTGATTTACAAGGTGGCCTTCATATGCGACTTGGTGTAAATACTAACGAAGCAGTAACATCTAAAATCAAAACAATTGCTACATCTATAAAATATTATGCTGATGATGAAGACTTACTAATTGATGGTTTATCTATTGACAATGAAAGTGTTAGTTTCACTATTTTAGACAAAGATGAAATTCCAAAAATGGATGAGATGTTAAAGCAAATAAAAGGTCTTGATATTTCAAAAGATGAATTATCATATACTTTAAAATTAACTGCTGCAGATATAGCTAAAACAGAAGATTTAGCAGTATCTCAAGCAGTTGAAACAATTAGAAATAGACTTGACCAATTTGGACTTGCTGAGCCTTCTGTTGTAAGACAAGGTGCAACTGATATAGTTGTAGAATTACCTGGTATTAAAACATTAGCAGAAGAAAAAGCAGCAAGAGAATTAATCTCAAAACCAGCAAAATTAGAACTAATGGAAGTTGATGAACAAAGAGCTGATCAAGTTTATACTCTTTCAAGATCACAAGCTTCTGAATATGGTGATATAATTTTAGAAGATACTAAAGATGCTAATACAAAATATTTAGTAAAAGAGATTCCTATTTTAAATGGTTCTCAAGTAATAGATGCTCAAGTTGCATTTGATCAAAGTAATCAAGCGATTATTAACTTTACATTAAATTCAACAGGTGCTAGAATATTTGGAGATTTCACAGGTAAAAGTATAGGGAAAAGACTAGCTGTTGTTTTAGATGGAAAAGTTTATTCAGCACCAAATATTAGAGAAAGAATCGGTGGTGGTTCAGGACAAATATCTGGTGGATTTACATTAGTTGAAGCTGGAAATGTTGCTATTGCTTTAAGATCAGGTGCATTACCTGCTTCAGTTAATTTATTAGAAAAAAGATCAGTTGGTCCATCTTTGGGTGCTGATTCTATTAAAGCTTCATTAATTGCTTTAATTTCAGGTCTAGCAATTGTATTTTTCTTTATGATAGTTTATTACAGACGTGCAGGTGTTATTGCGAATATTGCATTAATTACAAATATCTTTATAATAATTTCTGTTATGGCAATGTTTGGAGCTACTTTAACTTTACCTGGTATGGCAGGAATTGTATTAACAGTTGGTATGGCTGTTGATTCGAATGTTATTATTAATGAAAGAATTAGAGAATTATTAAAATCAGGTGTTTCAGTTACAAAAGCTATTGAAGATGGATATTCAAATGCAATGAGAGCAATCTTAGATGCTAATGTTACAACACTTTTAGTTGCCGTGATTTTATATGCATATGGTACAGGACCTATAAAAGGATTTGCTGTAACTATTTCTATTGGTATTTTAGCTTCGATGTTAACTGCTATTTTAGGTACTCATGGTATTTATGAAGCATTACTTGGAAAAATATCAAAAGATAAAGACTTAAAAAAATGGTTTGGAGTTAACTAA
- a CDS encoding DUF6394 family protein, which translates to MDWGKVTYIFFSLMSLTTTAGFLYEQNEIALFIATGVNVISTILKLGVKNLLAAELLASSLVADLHLIPAFMVLTFMNNISLAISLAIGAIVANIFSIALALIESAKSQDKDEF; encoded by the coding sequence ATGGATTGGGGTAAAGTAACTTATATATTTTTCTCACTAATGTCTCTTACAACTACTGCAGGTTTTTTATATGAACAAAATGAAATAGCTTTGTTTATAGCAACTGGAGTAAATGTAATATCTACAATTTTAAAACTAGGCGTTAAAAATTTACTTGCTGCTGAATTACTAGCAAGTTCATTAGTTGCTGATTTACATCTGATTCCGGCGTTTATGGTTTTAACTTTTATGAATAATATATCTTTAGCAATTTCATTAGCTATTGGTGCAATTGTTGCAAATATTTTCTCAATAGCATTAGCATTAATAGAAAGCGCAAAGAGTCAAGATAAGGATGAATTTTAA
- a CDS encoding Mur ligase family protein: MLVDFKKASLAQFLEFKTLYYDKIDFTIVKSSWDLLSKEITLPFVIHIVGTNGKGSTGRFLAHYLNKANYKVLHYSSPHIIKLNERIWINGSDVCDEELEIAHKFLQELYPINLLEKLTYFEYLTLLSFYLSKDCDYLVLEAGLGGEFDATNVVENDLSLITTIDLDHMSFLGNTVEEIAQTKMRSVDKKMLIGYQIHNSVYQTALKVKEQIKEERNKNITIKKVEIFDKYPLNKNFATYLKRNLHLVIKCLEELNIPLHLEYFDDVELFGRCQKIAKNITIDVGHNPLAARVLKEEFKDKKITLIYNSYADKDYEKVLSILKPIINKIIIINVDDKRIVPRNNLVKIIDKLNIIKEDIITINDNEEYLVFGSFLVVENFLYLIGTNKK; encoded by the coding sequence ATGCTAGTTGATTTTAAAAAAGCTTCATTAGCTCAATTTTTAGAGTTTAAAACTCTTTATTACGACAAGATAGATTTTACAATTGTAAAATCTTCTTGGGACTTACTTTCAAAAGAAATCACTCTTCCTTTTGTTATTCATATTGTTGGAACAAATGGGAAAGGAAGTACTGGAAGATTTTTAGCACATTATTTAAATAAAGCTAATTACAAAGTACTTCACTATAGCTCTCCTCATATTATAAAACTAAATGAACGTATTTGGATAAATGGAAGTGATGTATGCGATGAAGAACTTGAAATTGCACATAAATTTTTGCAAGAGTTATATCCTATTAACTTATTAGAAAAACTTACATATTTTGAATATCTAACTCTTTTATCATTTTACTTATCAAAAGATTGTGATTATCTTGTTCTAGAAGCAGGACTTGGTGGTGAATTTGATGCGACAAATGTTGTAGAAAATGATTTATCATTGATTACAACAATTGACTTAGATCATATGAGTTTTTTAGGAAATACAGTTGAAGAAATAGCTCAAACAAAAATGCGTTCAGTTGATAAAAAAATGTTAATTGGTTATCAAATACATAATAGTGTTTATCAAACAGCATTAAAAGTTAAAGAACAAATAAAAGAAGAAAGAAATAAAAATATTACAATCAAAAAAGTTGAGATTTTTGATAAATATCCTTTAAATAAAAATTTTGCAACATATTTAAAACGAAACTTACACCTTGTAATAAAATGCTTAGAAGAACTTAATATTCCTTTACATTTAGAATATTTTGATGATGTTGAACTATTTGGAAGATGTCAAAAAATAGCAAAAAATATAACTATTGATGTCGGTCATAATCCTTTGGCAGCTAGAGTTTTAAAAGAAGAATTTAAAGATAAAAAAATTACTTTAATATACAATTCTTATGCTGATAAAGATTATGAAAAAGTTTTAAGTATTTTAAAACCTATAATAAATAAAATAATCATAATAAATGTAGATGATAAAAGAATTGTTCCTAGAAATAATTTAGTAAAAATTATAGATAAATTAAATATAATAAAAGAAGATATAATCACAATTAATGATAATGAAGAATATTTAGTCTTTGGTTCATTCTTAGTTGTGGAAAATTTTTTATATCTAATTGGGACAAATAAAAAATAG